Proteins from one Thermobifida alba genomic window:
- the nuoH gene encoding NADH-quinone oxidoreductase subunit NuoH codes for MTPTTVSAAALNAEPGLDAFGTDPWWIILIKALAVFVFLMLCVLMMIMADRKVMGRMQQRHGPNRFGPWGLLQSLADGVKLSLKEDLIPRTVDRAVYIAAPMIAAIPAFIAFSVIPVGPEVTMFGVQTRLQLTDLPVAVLLVLATASIGVYGIVLAGWSSRSPYPLLGGLRASAQVISYEIAMGLSFVAVFIYAGTLSTSGIVEAQQSVWFAVILFPSFVIYLITMIGETNRLPFDLAEGEGELVGGFMTEYSSMKFTMFFLAEYVNMVTVAAMSVTLFLGGYLAPPPITAFWPGANEGWWPALWWLIKFVCVMFLFIWARGSLPRVRYDQLMQLGWKILIPVQLVWITAVAVIRVLNNENYPGYVTAAVIVTFGLLIFVGLWAWGRAAARARAQEAAEHEAELRARRENPMYGGFPVPPMTAPHYGSSVAAENPRFQPTSAPKREEVSGA; via the coding sequence GTGACACCGACGACCGTCAGCGCGGCGGCTCTGAACGCCGAACCGGGGCTGGACGCCTTCGGCACCGATCCCTGGTGGATCATCCTGATCAAGGCCCTGGCCGTGTTCGTCTTCCTCATGCTGTGCGTGCTGATGATGATCATGGCCGACCGCAAGGTCATGGGCCGCATGCAGCAGCGCCACGGCCCCAACCGGTTCGGCCCGTGGGGCCTGCTGCAGTCCCTGGCCGACGGCGTGAAGCTGTCGCTCAAGGAAGACCTCATCCCGCGCACCGTCGACAGGGCCGTCTACATCGCGGCGCCGATGATCGCCGCGATCCCGGCCTTCATCGCCTTCTCGGTGATCCCGGTGGGCCCCGAGGTCACCATGTTCGGCGTGCAGACCCGACTGCAGCTCACCGACCTGCCGGTGGCGGTCCTGCTGGTGCTGGCCACCGCCTCCATCGGCGTCTACGGCATCGTGCTCGCCGGGTGGTCCTCGCGCTCGCCGTACCCCCTGCTGGGTGGTCTGCGCGCGTCGGCCCAGGTGATCAGCTACGAGATCGCGATGGGGCTGTCCTTCGTGGCGGTCTTCATCTACGCGGGCACGCTCAGCACCTCGGGGATCGTCGAGGCCCAGCAGAGCGTCTGGTTCGCGGTCATCCTGTTCCCGTCCTTCGTGATCTACCTGATCACGATGATCGGTGAGACCAACCGGCTGCCCTTCGACCTCGCCGAGGGCGAGGGCGAACTCGTCGGCGGGTTCATGACCGAGTACTCCTCGATGAAGTTCACCATGTTCTTCCTCGCCGAGTACGTCAACATGGTCACCGTCGCGGCGATGAGCGTCACGCTGTTCCTCGGCGGCTACCTCGCCCCGCCGCCGATCACCGCCTTCTGGCCGGGCGCCAACGAGGGCTGGTGGCCCGCGCTGTGGTGGCTCATCAAGTTCGTCTGCGTGATGTTCCTGTTCATCTGGGCGCGCGGCTCCCTGCCCCGGGTCCGCTACGACCAGCTCATGCAGCTCGGCTGGAAGATCCTCATCCCCGTGCAGCTGGTCTGGATCACCGCGGTCGCCGTCATCCGGGTGCTCAACAACGAGAACTACCCCGGCTACGTCACCGCGGCCGTCATCGTCACGTTCGGCCTGCTGATCTTCGTCGGACTGTGGGCCTGGGGCCGTGCCGCGGCCCGGGCCAGGGCACAGGAGGCGGCCGAACACGAGGCCGAACTGCGGGCCCGCCGCGAGAACCCGATGTACGGGGGCTTCCCCGTGCCGCCCATGACCGCTCCGCACTACGGCAGCAGCGTGGCCGCGGAGAACCCCCGTTTCCAGCCGACCTCGGCCCCCAAGCGTGAGGAGGTTTCCGGTGCTTGA
- a CDS encoding NADH-quinone oxidoreductase subunit G has translation MTVTTNTSAGGSPAVPPEDLVTVTIDGFEIQVPKGTLLIRAAELLGIQIPRFCDHPLLDPVGACRQCLVEIPDMGNGRGMPKPQASCTITVMDGMVVKTQLTSPVAEKAQRGIMEFLLVNHPLDCPVCDKGGECPLQNQAMSHGQGESRFVDVKRTFPKPIPLSTQVLLDRERCIQCARCTRFSAQIAGDPFIELMERGAQEQVGIAEGQPFQSYFSGNTVQICPVGALTGAAYRFRSRPFDLVSTPSVCEHCASGCAQRTDHRRGKVTRRLAGDDPQVNEEWNCDKGRWAFTYATQPDRLRHPLVRDEDSRALEVASWPEALSVAARGLAAARGRVGVLTGGRLTLEDAYAYAKFARIALRTNDIDFRARPHSAEEAEFLAARVAGHGIEVSYSDLEKAPAVLLAGFEPEDESPIVFLRLRKAVRRNGTRVFSVAPYTSRGLAKTDGTLIPTVPGGEASALASLGTVAPEALEALRDPGAVILVGERLAEAPGALSAAAHLADTTGARLAWVPRRAGDRGAIEAGALPNLLPVGRPVTDAVARAEVARAWSVADLPAAEGRDTAGILAAAAAGQLDALVVAGVDLDDLPDPQAARAALAKVPFIVSLELRASNVTDRADVVFPVAAVAEKSGTFVDWEGRGRPFGTALKVPGAMSDLRVLAAIADEMDVHLGLPDAAAARRELAELGAWRGTPLPTPVARPAEAPVPEAGQAVLATWDQLLGRGRMQDGEPHLAGTARPAVARLSAATAAEIGLADGQTLRVEGPAGAVRVPAAVTEMPDRVVWLPTNAAGCAVRRDLGASTGTVVSLAVDDGTPVETATSAGSEK, from the coding sequence ATGACAGTCACGACCAACACCTCCGCGGGCGGGTCCCCCGCGGTGCCGCCGGAGGACCTCGTCACCGTCACCATCGACGGATTCGAGATCCAGGTCCCCAAGGGCACCCTGCTGATCCGCGCGGCCGAGCTGCTCGGCATCCAGATCCCGCGGTTCTGCGACCACCCGCTGCTCGACCCGGTCGGCGCCTGCCGCCAGTGCCTGGTGGAGATCCCCGACATGGGCAACGGGCGCGGCATGCCCAAGCCACAGGCCTCCTGCACCATCACCGTCATGGACGGCATGGTCGTCAAGACCCAGCTGACCTCGCCGGTGGCGGAGAAGGCCCAGCGCGGCATCATGGAGTTCCTGCTCGTCAACCACCCGCTGGACTGCCCGGTCTGCGACAAGGGCGGCGAGTGCCCGCTGCAGAACCAGGCGATGTCGCACGGGCAGGGCGAGAGCCGCTTCGTCGACGTCAAGCGGACCTTCCCCAAGCCGATCCCGCTGTCCACGCAGGTGCTGCTGGACCGGGAGCGCTGCATCCAGTGCGCCCGCTGCACCCGCTTCTCCGCGCAGATCGCCGGCGACCCGTTCATCGAACTGATGGAACGCGGTGCCCAGGAGCAGGTGGGCATCGCCGAGGGGCAGCCCTTCCAGTCCTACTTCTCCGGCAACACCGTGCAGATCTGCCCGGTCGGCGCGCTCACCGGAGCCGCCTACCGGTTCCGCTCCCGCCCCTTCGACCTGGTGTCCACGCCCAGCGTCTGCGAACACTGCGCCTCCGGCTGCGCGCAGCGCACCGACCACCGGCGAGGCAAGGTCACCCGGCGGCTGGCCGGCGACGACCCGCAGGTCAACGAGGAGTGGAACTGCGACAAGGGCCGGTGGGCGTTCACCTACGCCACCCAGCCCGACCGGCTCAGGCACCCGCTGGTGCGCGACGAGGACAGCCGCGCCCTGGAGGTCGCCTCCTGGCCCGAGGCGCTGTCCGTCGCGGCCCGCGGCCTGGCCGCCGCCCGCGGCCGGGTGGGCGTGCTCACCGGCGGCCGGCTCACCCTGGAGGACGCCTACGCCTACGCCAAGTTCGCCAGGATCGCGCTGCGCACCAACGACATCGACTTCCGCGCCCGCCCCCACTCCGCGGAGGAGGCCGAGTTCCTCGCCGCCCGGGTCGCCGGACACGGCATCGAGGTCTCCTACAGCGACCTGGAGAAGGCGCCCGCGGTCCTGCTCGCCGGATTCGAACCGGAGGACGAGTCGCCCATCGTCTTCCTGCGGCTGCGCAAGGCCGTCCGCAGGAACGGCACCCGGGTGTTCTCCGTCGCGCCCTACACCAGCCGGGGCCTGGCCAAGACCGACGGGACCCTGATCCCCACCGTCCCCGGCGGTGAGGCGAGCGCCCTGGCCTCGCTGGGCACCGTCGCCCCCGAGGCGCTGGAGGCGCTGCGCGACCCGGGCGCGGTCATCCTGGTCGGGGAACGCCTCGCCGAGGCCCCCGGGGCCCTGTCGGCCGCGGCCCACCTCGCCGACACCACCGGGGCCCGCCTGGCCTGGGTGCCGCGCCGCGCCGGAGACCGGGGCGCCATCGAGGCCGGAGCGCTGCCGAACCTGCTGCCGGTGGGCCGACCGGTCACCGACGCGGTGGCGCGCGCCGAGGTCGCCCGGGCCTGGTCGGTCGCGGACCTGCCCGCCGCCGAGGGCCGCGACACCGCGGGCATCCTCGCCGCGGCCGCGGCCGGACAGCTCGACGCCCTGGTCGTCGCGGGTGTCGACCTGGACGACCTGCCCGACCCACAGGCGGCGCGGGCCGCGCTGGCGAAGGTGCCGTTCATCGTCAGCCTGGAGCTGCGGGCCAGCAACGTCACCGACCGGGCCGACGTGGTGTTCCCGGTAGCCGCCGTCGCCGAGAAGTCCGGCACGTTCGTCGACTGGGAGGGCCGGGGCCGTCCCTTCGGCACCGCGCTGAAGGTGCCCGGGGCCATGTCCGACCTGCGGGTGCTGGCGGCGATCGCCGACGAGATGGACGTCCACCTGGGACTGCCCGACGCGGCCGCCGCCCGCCGCGAACTCGCCGAACTGGGCGCCTGGCGGGGAACCCCGCTGCCCACCCCGGTGGCCCGCCCCGCCGAGGCCCCCGTCCCCGAGGCCGGCCAGGCGGTCCTGGCCACCTGGGACCAGCTGCTCGGCCGGGGACGGATGCAGGACGGCGAACCCCACCTGGCCGGGACCGCCCGCCCCGCCGTCGCCCGCCTCTCGGCCGCCACCGCCGCCGAGATCGGCCTCGCCGACGGCCAGACGCTGCGGGTCGAGGGCCCGGCCGGAGCGGTGCGCGTCCCGGCCGCCGTCACCGAGATGCCGGACCGCGTGGTGTGGCTGCCGACCAACGCGGCGGGCTGCGCCGTCCGACGCGACCTCGGCGCGAGCACGGGGACCGTGGTGTCCCTGGCCGTGGACGACGGCACGCCCGTCGAGACCGCGACGAGTGCTGGGAGTGAGAAGTGA
- the nuoF gene encoding NADH-quinone oxidoreductase subunit NuoF has product MTTLTPVLSRNWDRADSFTLAAYRDGGGYEALRKALTMQPDAIVDLVKASGLRGRGGAGFPTGMKWGFLPKDNPKPRYLVVNADESEPGTCKDIPLMLANPHVLIEGVAIASYAINSNQAFIYVRGEVLHVIRRLRHAVAEAYEAGLLGKDILGSGFDLDVVVHAGAGAYICGEETALLDSLEGYRGQPRLKPPFPAVAGLYASPTVVNNVESIASVPSIVANGADWFSSMGTEKSAGFGFFSLSGHVEKPGQYEAPLGVTLRELLDMAGGIRNGHRLKFWTPGGSSTPIFTEEHLDIPLDFESVGSAGSMLGTRALQIFDETTSVVRVVRGWIEFYAHESCGKCTPCREGNSWMVQVLRRIEAGKGTQEDVDTLLDICDNLLGRSFCALGDGATSPVTSAIKYFREEFIAGTHTPAWELFPYQRTTRWANESVEEDA; this is encoded by the coding sequence GTGACCACGCTGACCCCGGTGCTGTCCCGCAACTGGGACCGCGCCGACTCCTTCACCCTCGCCGCCTACCGGGACGGCGGCGGGTACGAAGCCCTGCGCAAGGCCCTGACCATGCAGCCCGACGCCATCGTCGACCTCGTCAAGGCGTCCGGGCTGCGCGGCCGCGGCGGCGCGGGCTTCCCCACCGGGATGAAGTGGGGCTTCCTGCCCAAGGACAACCCCAAGCCGCGCTACCTCGTCGTCAACGCCGACGAGTCCGAGCCCGGCACCTGCAAGGACATCCCGCTGATGCTGGCCAACCCGCACGTGCTGATCGAGGGCGTCGCGATCGCCTCCTACGCGATCAACAGCAACCAGGCCTTCATCTACGTGCGCGGCGAGGTCCTGCACGTCATCCGGCGGCTGCGGCACGCCGTCGCCGAGGCCTACGAGGCCGGACTGCTCGGCAAGGACATCCTGGGCAGCGGCTTCGACCTCGACGTGGTCGTGCACGCCGGGGCGGGCGCCTACATCTGCGGCGAGGAGACCGCCCTGCTGGACTCCCTGGAGGGCTACCGGGGCCAGCCCCGCCTCAAGCCGCCGTTCCCCGCCGTGGCGGGCCTGTACGCCTCGCCGACCGTGGTCAACAACGTCGAGTCCATCGCCAGTGTGCCCAGCATCGTCGCCAACGGCGCCGACTGGTTCAGCTCCATGGGCACCGAGAAGTCCGCCGGATTCGGCTTCTTCTCCCTGTCCGGCCACGTCGAGAAGCCCGGACAGTACGAGGCCCCGCTCGGGGTGACGCTGCGCGAACTGCTCGACATGGCCGGCGGCATCCGCAACGGACACCGGCTCAAGTTCTGGACCCCCGGGGGCTCCTCCACCCCGATCTTCACCGAGGAGCACCTGGACATCCCGCTGGACTTCGAGTCCGTCGGCTCGGCCGGGTCCATGCTGGGTACCCGGGCCCTGCAGATCTTCGACGAGACCACCTCCGTGGTCCGCGTGGTGCGCGGCTGGATCGAGTTCTACGCGCACGAGTCCTGCGGCAAGTGCACGCCGTGCCGCGAGGGCAACTCCTGGATGGTCCAGGTGCTGCGCCGCATCGAGGCCGGAAAGGGCACCCAGGAGGACGTCGACACGCTGCTCGACATCTGCGACAACCTGCTCGGGCGCTCCTTCTGCGCGCTCGGGGACGGTGCGACCAGCCCGGTGACCTCGGCGATCAAGTACTTCCGGGAGGAGTTCATCGCGGGCACCCACACCCCCGCGTGGGAGCTGTTCCCGTATCAGCGCACCACTCGCTGGGCGAACGAGTCCGTGGAAGAGGACGCCTGA
- the nuoE gene encoding NADH-quinone oxidoreductase subunit NuoE, which yields MSTPQTPDNPGVFTGENRARLELDAKEIISRYPKARSALLPLLHLVQSEEGYVSNDGIAFCADQLGLTAAEVTAVATFYTMYKRRPVGEYHVGVCTNPLCAVMGGDEIFATLKEHLGVENDETTEDGKISLEHLECNAACDFAPVVMVNWEFFDNQTPESAKKLVDDLRLGKDVKPTRGPDRLCTWKQASRVLAGFDDGRAAEGPQAGEASLAGLRLARERGWQAPDPAASAAPADEEGTK from the coding sequence ATGAGTACGCCCCAGACTCCCGACAACCCCGGCGTCTTCACCGGGGAGAACCGCGCCCGCCTTGAGCTGGACGCCAAGGAGATCATCTCCCGCTACCCCAAGGCGCGCTCGGCGCTGCTGCCGCTGCTGCACCTGGTGCAGTCGGAGGAGGGCTACGTCAGCAACGACGGCATCGCCTTCTGCGCCGACCAGCTCGGCCTCACCGCCGCCGAGGTCACCGCGGTGGCCACGTTCTACACGATGTACAAGCGCCGCCCCGTCGGCGAGTACCACGTGGGCGTGTGCACCAACCCGCTGTGCGCGGTGATGGGCGGCGACGAGATCTTCGCCACGCTCAAGGAGCACCTGGGCGTGGAGAACGACGAGACCACCGAGGACGGCAAGATCTCCCTGGAGCACCTGGAGTGCAACGCCGCCTGCGACTTCGCTCCGGTGGTCATGGTCAACTGGGAGTTCTTCGACAACCAGACCCCCGAGTCGGCCAAGAAGCTCGTCGACGACCTGCGCCTGGGCAAGGACGTCAAGCCGACCCGCGGCCCCGACCGCCTGTGCACCTGGAAGCAGGCCTCCCGGGTGCTGGCCGGATTCGACGACGGCCGCGCCGCCGAGGGCCCGCAGGCCGGAGAAGCCTCCCTGGCCGGACTCCGGCTGGCCCGCGAACGCGGCTGGCAGGCACCCGACCCGGCGGCCTCGGCCGCCCCGGCCGACGAGGAGGGGACCAAGTGA
- a CDS encoding NADH-quinone oxidoreductase subunit D — translation MTTPTETYVDASGGDWDEVVAAAREGQPDRLVVNMGPQHPSTHGVLRLILTLDGETVTEARVGIGYLHTGIEKNMEYRTWTQGTTFVTRMDYLTPLFNETAYCLAVEKLLGITDRIPERANVIRVMMMELNRISSHFVAMATFGMELGATTVMTSGFREREMVLDIFEMVTGLRMNHAYVRPGGVAQDLPPGTVGKVRELLTEMPKRLTDLRKLLDANPVYLARTRDVAYLDVTGCLALGVTGPILRAAGLPWDLRKAKPYCGYENYEFDVPVSDGADVYARYRVRMAEIEESLKIIEQCLDKLKPGPVMIEDAKIGWPAQLALGPDGLGNAPSHIAHIMGGGGSMEALIHHFKLVTEGFRVPPGQAYAAVESAKGELGCHAVSDGGPRPYRVHFRDPSFTNLQAVAAMCEGGTVADVVAAVASIDPVMGGVDR, via the coding sequence ATGACCACTCCAACCGAGACCTACGTCGACGCCTCCGGAGGCGACTGGGACGAGGTGGTCGCCGCGGCCCGGGAGGGCCAGCCCGACCGTCTCGTCGTCAACATGGGCCCCCAGCACCCCTCCACGCACGGGGTGCTCCGGCTCATCCTCACCCTCGACGGCGAGACCGTCACCGAGGCCCGGGTCGGTATCGGCTACCTGCACACCGGCATCGAGAAGAACATGGAGTACCGGACGTGGACGCAGGGCACCACGTTCGTGACCCGCATGGACTACCTCACGCCGCTGTTCAACGAGACCGCCTACTGCCTGGCCGTCGAGAAACTGCTCGGCATCACCGACCGCATCCCCGAGCGCGCCAACGTCATCCGCGTGATGATGATGGAGCTCAACCGGATCTCCTCGCACTTCGTCGCGATGGCCACGTTCGGCATGGAGCTGGGCGCGACGACGGTCATGACCAGCGGGTTCCGGGAACGCGAGATGGTCCTGGACATCTTCGAGATGGTCACCGGCCTGCGCATGAACCACGCCTACGTCCGCCCCGGCGGCGTGGCCCAGGACCTTCCCCCGGGCACCGTCGGGAAGGTACGCGAACTGCTCACCGAGATGCCCAAGCGGCTGACGGACCTGCGCAAGCTCCTCGACGCCAACCCCGTCTACCTGGCGCGCACCCGTGACGTCGCCTACCTCGACGTCACCGGATGCCTGGCGCTGGGCGTCACCGGACCGATCCTGCGCGCCGCCGGCCTGCCCTGGGACCTGCGCAAGGCCAAGCCCTACTGCGGCTACGAGAACTACGAGTTCGACGTCCCGGTCTCCGACGGAGCCGACGTCTACGCCCGCTACCGGGTGCGCATGGCCGAGATCGAGGAGAGCCTCAAGATCATCGAACAGTGCCTGGACAAGCTCAAGCCGGGCCCGGTGATGATCGAGGACGCCAAGATCGGCTGGCCCGCCCAGCTCGCCCTCGGCCCCGACGGCCTGGGCAACGCGCCCTCCCACATCGCCCACATCATGGGCGGCGGCGGTTCCATGGAAGCCCTCATCCACCACTTCAAGCTCGTCACCGAAGGCTTCCGGGTGCCCCCGGGCCAGGCGTACGCGGCGGTGGAGAGCGCCAAGGGCGAACTCGGCTGCCACGCGGTCAGCGACGGCGGCCCCCGCCCCTACCGGGTGCACTTCCGGGACCCCTCGTTCACCAACCTCCAGGCCGTGGCGGCCATGTGCGAGGGCGGCACCGTCGCCGACGTCGTCGCCGCCGTGGCCAGCATCGACCCCGTGATGGGAGGCGTCGACCGATGA
- a CDS encoding NADH-quinone oxidoreductase subunit C — MTSNEHQGKPNLPEKDNLPAEQGQQRLNAPIARTGMFGARTSGDTSGYGGLRVYRPAPTASERPYSDPDDPRTAYFDEVADALERSLKEVGTSYDTAIKRVVVDRGEITFHVQREHLVEVASRLRDDPALRFELCLGVNGVHYPDDTGNELHAVYELRSITHNREIRLEVTCPDADPHIPSIVGVYPTNNWHEREAWDFFGIVFDGHPALTRIQMPDDWHGHPQRKDYPLGGIPVEYRGATIPPPDQRRSYA, encoded by the coding sequence ATGACCTCCAACGAGCACCAAGGTAAGCCTAACCTACCAGAAAAGGACAATCTCCCCGCGGAGCAGGGGCAGCAGCGCCTCAACGCGCCGATCGCCCGCACGGGCATGTTCGGCGCCAGGACCTCGGGAGACACCTCCGGCTACGGAGGGCTGCGCGTCTACCGTCCCGCGCCCACCGCGTCCGAGCGCCCCTACAGCGACCCCGACGACCCGCGCACCGCCTACTTCGACGAGGTCGCCGACGCGCTGGAACGCTCCCTCAAGGAGGTCGGGACGTCCTACGACACCGCGATCAAGCGCGTCGTCGTGGACCGCGGCGAGATCACCTTCCACGTCCAGCGCGAGCACCTGGTCGAGGTGGCCTCCCGGCTGCGCGACGACCCGGCGCTCCGCTTCGAACTGTGCCTGGGGGTCAACGGCGTCCACTACCCCGACGACACCGGCAACGAGCTGCACGCCGTCTACGAGCTGCGCTCCATCACGCACAACCGCGAGATCCGGCTTGAGGTGACCTGCCCCGACGCCGATCCGCACATCCCCTCGATCGTGGGCGTCTACCCCACCAACAACTGGCACGAGCGGGAGGCCTGGGACTTCTTCGGAATCGTCTTCGACGGCCACCCCGCCCTCACCCGTATCCAGATGCCCGACGACTGGCACGGCCACCCCCAGCGCAAGGACTACCCGCTGGGCGGAATTCCGGTCGAGTACCGCGGGGCCACGATCCCCCCGCCGGACCAGCGGAGGTCGTACGCATGA
- a CDS encoding NuoB/complex I 20 kDa subunit family protein: protein MGLEEKLPSGVLLTTVEQIVGFVRKTSMWPATFGLACCAIEMMAVGGPRYDIARFGMERFSATPRQADLMIVAGRVSQKMAPVLRTIYDQMAEPKWVIAMGVCASSGGMFNNYAIVQGVDHIVPVDIYLPGCPPRPEMLLDAILKLHDKVQNTKLGVHRDREIEELEQRRLRALPLIQQTEEAAR, encoded by the coding sequence ATGGGTCTCGAAGAGAAGCTGCCCAGTGGAGTCCTGCTCACCACGGTCGAACAGATCGTCGGTTTCGTCCGCAAGACCTCCATGTGGCCCGCGACCTTCGGTCTGGCCTGCTGCGCCATCGAGATGATGGCGGTCGGCGGCCCGCGTTACGACATCGCACGCTTCGGCATGGAGCGCTTCTCGGCCACGCCGCGCCAGGCCGACCTGATGATCGTGGCCGGACGCGTGAGCCAGAAGATGGCTCCGGTCCTGCGCACGATCTACGACCAGATGGCGGAGCCCAAGTGGGTCATCGCCATGGGCGTGTGCGCGTCCAGCGGCGGCATGTTCAACAACTACGCCATCGTCCAGGGCGTCGACCACATCGTTCCGGTGGACATCTACCTCCCCGGTTGTCCGCCGCGCCCCGAGATGCTGCTGGACGCCATCCTCAAGCTGCACGACAAGGTCCAGAACACCAAGCTCGGCGTGCACCGCGACCGTGAGATCGAGGAACTGGAGCAGCGGCGCCTGCGGGCGCTGCCGCTGATCCAGCAGACGGAGGAAGCCGCCCGATGA
- a CDS encoding NADH-quinone oxidoreductase subunit A encodes MELYTPIFVLGGIGAAFVIVSMVVGAIAGPKRYNRTKLQAYECGIDPTPQPVGGGRFTVKYYLTAMLFIVFDIEVIFLVPWAVHLDALGIFGLVVMILFLVNVSIAYVYEWRRGGLEWD; translated from the coding sequence ATGGAGCTGTACACCCCCATCTTCGTACTCGGCGGTATCGGCGCCGCCTTCGTGATCGTCTCGATGGTCGTCGGAGCGATCGCCGGGCCCAAGCGCTACAACCGCACCAAACTCCAGGCCTACGAGTGCGGCATCGACCCCACTCCGCAGCCTGTGGGCGGCGGTCGGTTCACGGTCAAGTACTACCTGACGGCGATGCTGTTCATCGTCTTCGACATCGAGGTCATCTTCCTGGTGCCCTGGGCGGTGCACCTCGACGCGCTCGGGATCTTCGGCCTGGTCGTGATGATCCTGTTCCTCGTCAACGTCTCGATCGCCTACGTCTACGAGTGGCGTCGCGGCGGCCTCGAATGGGACTGA
- a CDS encoding geranylgeranyl reductase family protein: MSQTAPIPAVATTTPQDEADVIVVGAGPAGSTAAYYLATAGLDVLLLEKTAFPREKVCGDGLTPRAVKQLVAMGVPVEEEGWIRNRGLRIIGGGVRLELPWPDLAEYPDYGLVRTRRDFDQTLARHAVKSGVRLLERTNVTAPLIDERSNRVVGVSARDAEGRTRHFRAPLVLAADGNSSRLSIALGIRKRDDRPMGVAVRTYFTSPRHDDDYLESWLELWDNSDGKEVLLPGYGWIFGVGDGTSNVGLGILNSTASFQKVDYRKLLRRWTRSMPEEWGFTEENQQGPVRGAALPMGFNRTPHYARGLMLVGDAGGMVNPFNGEGIAYAMEAGRIAADVAVQALSRPTQQARERTLLRYPEILRDTYGGYYTLGRYFVKMIGNPAFMKYATKYGLPRPLLMRFTLKMLANLTDPSHGDAMDRLINGLSRIAPAA; the protein is encoded by the coding sequence GTGAGCCAGACAGCACCGATCCCAGCCGTAGCCACCACGACCCCGCAGGACGAGGCAGACGTCATCGTCGTCGGAGCGGGTCCGGCGGGGAGCACGGCCGCCTACTACCTGGCCACCGCCGGTCTCGACGTCCTGCTGCTGGAGAAGACCGCCTTCCCGCGCGAGAAGGTCTGCGGAGACGGACTCACCCCGCGTGCCGTCAAGCAGCTCGTCGCCATGGGCGTCCCGGTGGAGGAGGAGGGCTGGATCCGCAACCGCGGCCTGCGGATCATCGGCGGCGGCGTCCGGCTCGAACTGCCCTGGCCCGACCTCGCCGAGTACCCCGACTACGGCCTGGTCCGCACCCGCCGCGACTTCGACCAGACCCTGGCCCGGCACGCGGTCAAGTCCGGTGTCCGGCTGCTGGAGCGCACCAACGTCACCGCGCCCCTCATCGACGAGCGCAGCAACCGCGTCGTCGGGGTCAGCGCCAGGGACGCCGAGGGCCGCACCCGCCACTTCCGCGCCCCCCTCGTCCTGGCGGCCGACGGCAACTCCTCGCGCCTGTCGATCGCGCTGGGGATCCGCAAGCGCGACGACCGCCCGATGGGCGTGGCGGTGCGCACCTACTTCACCAGCCCCCGGCACGACGACGACTACCTGGAGTCCTGGCTGGAGCTCTGGGACAACAGCGACGGCAAGGAGGTGCTGCTCCCCGGCTACGGCTGGATCTTCGGGGTCGGCGACGGCACCAGCAACGTGGGGCTGGGCATCCTCAACTCCACTGCCTCCTTCCAGAAGGTCGACTACCGCAAACTGCTGCGGCGCTGGACCCGGAGCATGCCCGAGGAGTGGGGCTTCACCGAGGAGAACCAGCAGGGCCCGGTCCGCGGCGCCGCCCTGCCCATGGGCTTCAACCGGACCCCGCACTACGCCCGCGGCCTGATGCTGGTCGGCGACGCGGGAGGCATGGTCAACCCCTTCAACGGCGAGGGCATCGCCTACGCGATGGAGGCCGGCCGGATCGCCGCCGACGTGGCCGTCCAGGCGCTGAGCCGCCCGACCCAGCAGGCCCGCGAACGCACCCTGCTGCGCTACCCGGAGATCCTCCGGGACACCTACGGCGGCTACTACACGCTGGGGCGCTACTTCGTGAAGATGATCGGCAACCCCGCGTTCATGAAGTACGCCACCAAGTACGGACTCCCGCGGCCCCTCCTGATGCGCTTCACCCTCAAGATGCTGGCCAACCTCACCGACCCCAGCCACGGCGACGCGATGGACCGGCTGATCAACGGCCTGTCCAGAATCGCGCCGGCCGCGTGA